Proteins encoded by one window of Astatotilapia calliptera chromosome 13, fAstCal1.2, whole genome shotgun sequence:
- the neurog3 gene encoding neurogenin-3, with protein MYPKVICVPDALRGFSPTLRNRVNEAGDTSGDSRGQLPRKPATVTRDVSSVKNPKHRCEQSGQRGRRRMKANDRERHRMHNLNSALDALRSILPALPEDAKLTKIETLRFARNYIWALTETLRMADQHAHTQDYLASDLSSPASVLSAERDSASPSECGYGTNADFSHRSSLTAVNEMSCRIFPGEESSAIPVTFCFKSLCADNDLTSMWHF; from the coding sequence ATGTATCCTAAAGTAATCTGCGTCCCCGACGCCCTGCGCGGGTTTTCTCCAACACTGCGCAACCGAGTGAACGAAGCCGGTGACACTTCAGGAGACTCACGAGGACAGCTCCCGCGAAAACCAGCGACTGTTACCCGAGACGTGTCCTCAGtgaaaaaccccaaacacaGATGTGAGCAGTCCGGGCAGCGGGGCAGGCGAAGGATGAAGGCGAACGATAGAGAGCGCCACCGCATGCATAATCTGAACTCCGCCCTGGACGCGCTGAGGAGCATCCTGCCGGCTTTGCCAGAAGACGCGAAACTAACAAAGATCGAGACTCTGCGATTTGCCCGCAACTACATCTGGGCTCTGACCGAGACTCTCCGGATGGCAGAccagcacgcacacactcagGACTATCTGGCATCAGATCTGAGCAGCCCGGCAAGCGTTTTATCTGCCGAACGGGACTCAGCATCACCTTCAGAATGTGGTTATGGGACCAATGCTGACTTTAGCCACAGAAGCTCTCTCACCGCTGTTAATGAGATGAGCTGCAGAATCTTCCCAGGAGAAGAATCCAGCGCCATCCCCGTTACCTTTTGTTTCAAGTCCCTGTG